Genomic DNA from Chlorocebus sabaeus isolate Y175 chromosome 6, mChlSab1.0.hap1, whole genome shotgun sequence:
AGGGCCAGGATTCTCACCAAGCGCTCGCAGCCCCTGCAGCAACTCCAAGTCAGACACAATGGAGACTGGCGGGTGCTGGCAACAGCCGACAGGGTCTCTGCCACCTGTAGAGCTTGCCTCATCCTCTGTCAGCCAGAGCGTGGCCATGTCACTATCAATGGATGTCTGGTGCTCCCACAGGCCGTGGCAGTCAGAAGCTCCAGGGGGTGGTGTCTGTGGGGGGCTGTGAGCTGGACTCCTGTCTAGGAGAGGCATGGAGGAAGGGCAGGACTGGAAGCCAGCAGCATTTGGTGGGGTCAGAGTCAGGGCCTGCAGACGGGCATTCAGTTCTGCCTCCGTCCCCTGAGACCTAGGTACCCTCTGTGTGGCATGGACAACATGCAGAAGTCCCTGCCTGGTCAGTGGCAATGACCCAGCCCAGGGGGGAGTATCCGAGGCTGGGTCCTTGGCTCCAGAGACCTCAACTGCTGTGATGAAAGAGGCATCtgagctgtaatcccagtgcccTGGAGGGGACGCTGAGCTCCTATCTTTGTCCACAATTTCAAGGGGAACAGGGAGGCTGGGGGTTCCTGGGTCAGCCTCCAAGCCCGTGTCCCTGTTGTCACCTCTGCATGGCTGCGTTTGGAGTGCTATGGAGTCCAGCATCTCATCAGGAGATCCAGAGAGGCCTGGAGCTGCAGGTGAGAGTGGGggtcagagaggagaggaggaaggatgaGACAGCGATGGGAATAGGATCAGACATAAAAAGGAGATAGGAATGTCTGAGGCCGAAAAAGCTGGCCACAGAGAGTGGACATAAGACAGAACCAATAGGCGGGGTGGGGGAGACAGTGGATGCCAGGGATTGGTCCAGAAGTCAAGCCCCAGCAGCCCTGCAGGCCCTACTCACTGCCAGGTGCAGCCTCGGGCTCCTGGGTCTCTGCCCCGATCCGGGTCCGGGTCCTGGTCCGCGTGTCGAGATCCTGCAGGACTCGCGCACACTCCAGGTGCCCCTGCTGCAGGGCCAGGTCCAGCGGCCGGAGTCCGTCCTACAGGGGCGCGGTCAGCAGGGGGCGCTCGAGGCCCTctaaccttccttccttccctccctccctctgggcTCGCCCAGCCTTTCTTTGCCCGCGCAGTGCCTCCCAACCTGGTCGCGCAGCGCCGGGTTTGCTCCTTGGCTCAGCAGCAGCTCCAGGCCGCGGCGGCAGCCCCAGGCAGCGGCCACATGCAGCGGTGTCAATGCCTCGACAGATCTGGGGCGGCAGCGCAAGAGGGGTCATTGCGGACTCAGCCTCCCGGCAGGAACCCCGATCTCCGCTCTGGGGACCGGGAGCCTTCGTTCTCGGCCCCCTGATCTCCACTGTCCACCCTGGGACACTGCCCTTGGAACCTAGATGCTATGACCTCAGGCCAGGACCCAAACCTCTGCCGTCTGACCCTGGAGCCTCCACCACAAGATCCGAACCCTTGGTCCTAGCGCAGCCCCATTCCCCGCCCTCGGTCTGGGGCCCCAGCGCCTCCCTCGAGCTCTAGTCCCTGCCCTTGGACCCCCAAGTTCCCTCCCCAAGATTCCCCCAAACCCCACCCTCGGGCTCCGAGGCCCTGGCCCGGGATGGTGGGGCGCCCCTTCCCGGATTCCCAGACTTCGGCTTGGGGAGACCCCGCCCCGGACCCAGGCTCTACCTTACCGAGCGTTGGGGTCCCCGCCTTGGCGCAGTAGGGCCCCGAGGCAACGCAGGCCGCGCGGGTGCCGGGCTCCGGCAGCCAAGTGCACAGCAGCTGCGCCATCCTCCAGCACCAAATTAGGGTCCGCGCCGCAGCGCAGCAGCTCCTCTACCGCCCTGCAAACACCGGGGTCAGAGTGGACTCGGGTCAAAGACCCCCACTCCTGgcccgcccccggccccgccctcACCACGGCTCCTCCTCCCGCAGCGCCGCCCGCAACCTGCGAGCCAGGAGGGCCTCGGAGCACATGCCCTGGCGGGGTCCGAAGCGCACCGCCTGGGGGGTCGATTTCCTACTTCCCGCGGCTGGCTTGTGGGCATGCGCCGCTCCGCCCCTCGGCTCGTGGGGACCCTCTCCGGGGCTGAGCAGGGTTCCCAGCCAGGCCGCCCCGCGCCGCACCGGGGTCCACATCGGGGTTCGAGAGCTTTGGTGTTCGCAGAGGCCCGTGACACCCGGAGGCGCTCAAGCAGGGCTGGGACCGCCGATAAGAGCCCGGGCGGGAGGATGCCACCGGGTGTGCCACTATCTCATTTAAAAACGGGAAACGCAAAGGCACCCGCCTCGAGTGGGTGGAGCTATGATTAGGAAAGTCCGGGGTGCCCCAGGTCTTTAAGTCTCAGGGAATCTTCTGCAAGGGTGGCCTCTGGGAGGGCGCACGGCCTTATGAGAggcttaggccaggcacggtggctcacacctgtaatcccagcactttgggaggcccaggcaggagggttgcttgggctctggagttcgagatcagcctgggcaacttggataaatcctgtccctacaaaaaatacaaaaaactagccgggcgtggtggcttgcgcctgtggtcccagctacttgggaggctaagttggCAGAATCTCCTGAGCCCGGAagttcgaggatgcagtgagccatgatcacaccactgcactccagcctgggcaacagagcaaaactctgtctcagaaaataaacaagtaaatgaatacatacatacacacatacataaaatagaGGCTTCAATTTCCAACCCCCAGGCCAAGGGCTCGGCTTACTCCTTTAATcatagtgctttgggaggctgaggcgggaggatcgcttgaggctactagtttgttattatttttcgtttctttttgtgagtgcaggagtttgagaccagcctcggcaacagagtgaggccatgtctgtctgtttgttgttgttgttgttgttgtttttgaaacagatcttactcagttgcccaggctggagtgcagtggcgcaatctgggctcaccgcaacatttgcctcccaggttcaagttattctcctgcctcggcctcctgagtagctgagattacaggcatgcgccaccacgctcggcttatttttgtattttcagtagaaatgaggtttcaccatgttgtccgggctggcctcgagctcctgacctcaggtgatctgcctgcctcagcctcccaaactgctgggattacaggcggagaccttgtctttattatttatttatttatttatctatttatttatttatttatttttgagacggagttttgctcttgttgcctaggctggagtgcagtggtgtgatctcagctcactacaacctcctcctcccgggttcaagcgattctcctgcctcagcctccccagtagctgtgattacaggcatgcaccatcacgcctggctaatttttgtatttttagtaaagacagggtttcaccatgttggtcaggctggtcttgaactcctgactttgtgatctgcccgcctcggtctcccaaagtgctgggattacagccatgagccaccacgcctggccaagaccctgtctttaaaaacaatcttttaaaaaatttccagccCTTGTTCTGTGTTGTCCATTTTCAATCCAGCGCAACTAGGACTTCAGTATTTTGGAGGGCTGGACCTCTGAGTCTTAGGTGTCCCATCTGCAAAATATGAGAATCCTAACGAAGTTGATGCGGGGATTGAACAGGGGCTTGGGCACAAGGGtctgacacacacacaatagGTTCCCGAAAAATGTTCATAGGGAGGAAAAGCAGtcactcaataaagctatttgtgtttacttttcagatagggtcttgctctgtcgcccaggctggagtgcagtggttcgatgacggctcactgcagccttgacctcctaggctcaagtgatcctcccacttcagcctcccaagtagctgggaatcacaggcgtgagctaccaagcctgctaatttttgcatttcctgTAGAGACAGGAAAtgttgctatgttgtccagggtggtcttgaactcctggcctcaagcaaccctcctatCATGGCCTCACTACTGCTGATGGAGGTATTAAACCTCCCTCTTAGGGACGTATGATCCAGGCCTGGCTGATCAGAACATCATACAACCCTGGCACATGACTAGCTCCTAACTGAAGGTCATGTAACCCCCCAGGGAAGTCCAGTCATATCCAGGTGCTGAGAGAACTCTGCCTTGACCTGGGTTGGGGTCTGGGGAGTGGTTGGAGCCATCATACACCTTTCCGTTTGTTGGGGGGTAAGCAGGGCACATTGACTGGCAACCATGTAGTACCCTCCCCAATGGCAATGTTGTCCTAGCACCTGGATACAGCCAAGCCTGAAGCTGTTGTCTtggctttttcatcttttttatttttgaacttttcatttttatttgagaaaagctctcgctctgtcaccaggctggagtacagtggtgcgatctcaactcgctgcaacctctgcgtcccagggGCTTTTTCATCCACAAGAAAGCAGCCACTCACCTTTGCTCAGTGGCTaagttttctgtcacttgcaatgaAGGTGATCCCAATTAACACAAAGTGATTGGTATGGACTTCGGTTAACGAgtctcaaatttttattttgatggcaAAAATCACACAGGGAAGAACAAAAATTATCCATGACAAACTAGGAGTGGAAATGGGCTGGgaaacacagaagatgggtgccCACAGTTCCTGGGATCCCTCCTGGAATCCTGGGTTTCCCTCCTAGGACCCCGCAAGGTACCCTAGGTGCCTCCTGGAACCCCCTGACCCAGGAGGTCCCAAGGAACCCAGTATGAGAACCAAGGCTTTAGGGCAAGGACTTCCTTGCACAAGAAGATGCAGATGTACAGGGATGATTCAGACAGTGGCCTCAACCTCAGTggcttcatcctcctcctccagcagGCTGTAGGAAGCGTGGCTCTGGCAGGGCCGTTGCAGGGGGTGGGCCAACAGTTTCGCCATGCAGTTGTGCAACTCCAGGGCTGGCCCAGCCAGCGCCACCTCATACTTGTAGCTGGTACCCTTGGTATCCAGGCTGCCCATGAAGGCAAACATgtcctggggaggggcaggggtcaGTGAAGGGCTGTTCAGGCAGAGGTTACCCCAACAGGCCCTTCATATCCCTGGAGGGCTTCTCAGAAGAGGGGACATCTGGGGTGGGTTCTAAAGGGTGAAGAAACCATTCATACATAGAGCAAACATTCCCTGCCACGGACCCAGTGTTAGGGATCCAAAGAGGTCCTAGTCATGGACCCCAAAGAGTCCCCAGTGTGGAGAGACACAGTCAGATACAGACACATTCTCCTGGCCCCCACTTTGATCCTTCTTGAAAAACAGGGCTTCTCAGAGGagggattttttattttactttttttttgttgttgagacggggtttcgctgttgttcccaggctggtgtgcaatggcaccatctcagttcaccacaaccttcacctcccaggttcaaacgattctcctgcctcagcctcctgagtagatgggattacaggcgtgcgtcaccatgcccggttaattttgtatttttagtagagacacggtttctccatattggtcaggctggtccgaACTcgtgactcaggtgatccacctgcctcggcctcccaaagtgctgggattacaggtatgcgccaccgcTGCCTGGCccgatttttattttttgacatagggtctccgccctgtcacccaggctggagtgcagtggcttgatcatagctcactgcaatctccacctttcaggctcaagcgagcctcctgtctcagcctcccgagtagctgggaccacaggcgtacaccaccacgcctggcgataGGGGGGACTTTTGATTTGGGTATTAAAGTATGAGGAGGAGCTGGTCTCAACTCCCTGTTCATAGTTGggtaaactgagactcagagaagtaagTAGTCCACTCGAAGTCCCACAGCTAGTTCAGGTCTGGGATGTGAAGGCCCAGCAGGGCCTTTGTAGTCCAAGAGGGATGGATGCTCCAGGCTGAGGGCACAGCGAGGtcaaaggcaggaagaaagggaagagggagccagtcgcggtggctcacacctgcaatcccagcactttgggaggctgaggcaggcagatcacctgaggtcaggagttcaagaccagcctggccaacatggtgaaaccccgtctctactaaaaatacaaaaattaacctggtgtgatggcaggtagctgtattcccagctactcgggaggctgacgcacaagaattgcttgaacccgggaggcagaggttgcagtgggccgagatcgtgccactgcactccagcctgggagacagacagacggagactctgtctcaaacaaaaaaaaaaaaaaaaaaaaaagaaaggaaagcaaggaACACTGGGGATGGGGGAGGCAGGACTCAAGATGTTGCTTGGACCATCATCCCAATGGCTGCCACAGCAGACAACTGGGAAACAGCTGTTTAATGACCAAATGCCATGACCCACCCCGGCCAGGGCTCCAGGGCTACCAAATGGAGGTAGAGATCCCCAGACCCAGCGCAGGTGTGTTCCAAAACATCCTGTCCACACCCGCCCTGCTGCGGCCTCTCACCTTCCAGctcatctcctcctccttctcctcggTGCCATTGTGGATGTAAACAACGTCAAAGAAGAAATATGGGCACTGGAACATTTTCTGTGGGGGAAGTAAAGAACACCAGCCTCTGGGGCTTGGGTCACCCCATGCCCCACGTCTGTAACTCCCCTAtttctgcctcagactctgggAACTTGCCTCTAGGCACCCCAGCCTCTGTGGTTGGGAAGTCCCTCCTGGTGTCTAACCACCATCCTCATGGCTGCAGGcacccctccctctcccaggccTCACCCACCTTCATGGGCTCCGTCAAGGAGAACTGGGGCTGGCAGGGTGGACGGCTGTAGACAAGGATGGTGCGGACCACATATGGCGGGGGAATCGTCTGCACGTTCTCTGTGACCGGAAGCTCAGTTTTCTGCTGGCTGCATACCCGGGAGGAGGGAGCAGTCAGAGCAGCCTGTGGGGGTCTGCCCCTCTTATCACCCTCAGAGAGACCCTAGATGCTCACTGGGCAGGTGAGGCCCCACTGATGTCTCCCAAGTTCACTGCTGCCTGTGAGGCATCCCGTAAGCGGTTCCCTCTGCCCTGAGCATGTGCCCAGCCTCTCCCCtctgagtgcaatggtgagatctcggctcactgcaacctgtgcctcccaggttcaaggaattctcccgccccggcctctcaagtagctgggattaccggcgcccatcaccacgtccagctaatttttgtatttttagtagagatgcactttcaccacgctggccaggctggtctcaaactcctgacctcaggagatctgcctgcctcggcctcccaaagtgctgggattacaggcctgagccaccacgcctggaccaCCCTCAGTGTCCTGAGCATCCCCCATCACTGCTGTCAGCTGGAGCTGCCTAGCAACACGTGCATCTCCATCGGCCCCCATGCTCCCAAGACACATAAATGAGGAATTGCTCAGGGCGAGGTTGGAAGGGAGGAGGCTCTAAGGCTCCCTAGATTATTTCTGGGCTATTTGGGGGCTTCTTCCCACAAGTGACC
This window encodes:
- the ANKLE1 gene encoding ankyrin repeat and LEM domain-containing protein 1 isoform X3, with the protein product MWTPVRRGAAWLGTLLSPGEGPHEPRGGAAHAHKPAAGSRKSTPQAVRFGPRQGMCSEALLARRLRAALREEEPWAVEELLRCGADPNLVLEDGAAAVHLAAGARHPRGLRCLGALLRQGGDPNARSVEALTPLHVAAAWGCRRGLELLLSQGANPALRDQDGLRPLDLALQQGHLECARVLQDLDTRTRTRTRIGAETQEPEAAPGTPGLSGSPDEMLDSIALQTQPCRGDNRDTGLEADPGTPSLPVPLEIVDKDRSSASPPGHWDYSSDASFITAVEVSGAKDPASDTPPWAGSLPLTRQGLLHVVHATQRVPRSQGTEAELNARLQALTLTPPNAAGFQSCPSSMPLLDRSPAHSPPQTPPPGASDCHGLWEHQTSIDSDMATLWLTEDEASSTGGRDPVGCCQHPPVSIVSDLELLQGLRALGPEFSGHSLELAAALRTGCIPDVQADEDALAQQFEQPDPARRWREGVVKSSFTYLLLDPRETQDLPARAFSLTPAERLQTFVRAIFYVGKGTRARPYVHLWEALGHHGRSRKQGSRRSPTRNKGTAMEWWQAGHLLVAGAWGCTCCTAPSSSSWLKASDSFVPRTFRPGAECWGVGRPAWEEMFERSSCPVLTAAPISGFRRGVCVCVCVCVCVCREHQGRSPPV
- the ANKLE1 gene encoding ankyrin repeat and LEM domain-containing protein 1 isoform X1, with protein sequence MWTPVRRGAAWLGTLLSPGEGPHEPRGGAAHAHKPAAGSRKSTPQAVRFGPRQGMCSEALLARRLRAALREEEPWAVEELLRCGADPNLVLEDGAAAVHLAAGARHPRGLRCLGALLRQGGDPNARSVEALTPLHVAAAWGCRRGLELLLSQGANPALRDQDGLRPLDLALQQGHLECARVLQDLDTRTRTRTRIGAETQEPEAAPGTPGLSGSPDEMLDSIALQTQPCRGDNRDTGLEADPGTPSLPVPLEIVDKDRSSASPPGHWDYSSDASFITAVEVSGAKDPASDTPPWAGSLPLTRQGLLHVVHATQRVPRSQGTEAELNARLQALTLTPPNAAGFQSCPSSMPLLDRSPAHSPPQTPPPGASDCHGLWEHQTSIDSDMATLWLTEDEASSTGGRDPVGCCQHPPVSIVSDLELLQGLRALGENPGPVTPFTRRFYLQRLKEAQIAPGPEFSGHSLELAAALRTGCIPDVQADEDALAQQFEQPDPARRWREGVVKSSFTYLLLDPRETQDLPARAFSLTPAERLQTFVRAIFYVGKGTRARPYVHLWEALGHHGRSRKQPPQACPKVRQILDIWASGCGVVSLHCFQHVVAVEAYTREACIVEALGIQTLTNQKQGHCYGVVAGWPPARRRRLGVHLLHRALLVFLAEGERQLRPQDIQARG
- the ANKLE1 gene encoding ankyrin repeat and LEM domain-containing protein 1 isoform X2 — its product is MWTPVRRGAAWLGTLLSPGEGPHEPRGGAAHAHKPAAGSRKSTPQAVRFGPRQGMCSEALLARRLRAALREEEPWAVEELLRCGADPNLVLEDGAAAVHLAAGARHPRGLRCLGALLRQGGDPNARSVEALTPLHVAAAWGCRRGLELLLSQGANPALRDQDGLRPLDLALQQGHLECARVLQDLDTRTRTRTRIGAETQEPEAAPGTPGLSGSPDEMLDSIALQTQPCRGDNRDTGLEADPGTPSLPVPLEIVDKDRSSASPPGHWDYSSDASFITAVEVSGAKDPASDTPPWAGSLPLTRQGLLHVVHATQRVPRSQGTEAELNARLQALTLTPPNAAGFQSCPSSMPLLDRSPAHSPPQTPPPGASDCHGLWEHQTSIDSDMATLWLTEDEASSTGGRDPVGCCQHPPVSIVSDLELLQGLRALGPEFSGHSLELAAALRTGCIPDVQADEDALAQQFEQPDPARRWREGVVKSSFTYLLLDPRETQDLPARAFSLTPAERLQTFVRAIFYVGKGTRARPYVHLWEALGHHGRSRKQPPQACPKVRQILDIWASGCGVVSLHCFQHVVAVEAYTREACIVEALGIQTLTNQKQGHCYGVVAGWPPARRRRLGVHLLHRALLVFLAEGERQLRPQDIQARG